In the genome of Spirochaetia bacterium, one region contains:
- the tig gene encoding trigger factor translates to MIAETKIKETENSSVELSITLTADSVEQAYQTKLTKYAKELTINGFRKGKVPHSIIERKYGESIRNEATFDEIENGMKEAIEALDETKKPLPFSQPELLDEEKLLPFKANSDLTFTVKYDVSPKPEIKGYTDGKYGYDTAEVSEADIDAKVEDYRQKDAMIMSRSNGDEAKADDIATIDYAEIDDKGEKIEGTAREDYTFTIGKGTAPFELTEDVAGMKMGETKEIEKTFPADYSDKDLAGTSKKLTVTLKELKYNDIPEVDDEFAQDIKEEYKTVADLRAGIKGELETQIEQIVKNEKIKAVLDKMTEENTIDLPQSMINAQVEQQLNSYFQRMGATSQQISQMFTKEQLKGFADEIRPQAIKDLKASLILETIAKNEKLDATDEEINKVIADEQLDTSKYQKNQLDYLKQQLKFEVENDKAANFILEHNTFTEEAKKSLAELTAPKKAPEEETEEAKETSEAE, encoded by the coding sequence GTCCATCACGCTGACAGCGGATTCCGTAGAGCAGGCTTATCAGACAAAGCTGACCAAGTATGCGAAAGAACTGACCATCAACGGTTTCAGGAAAGGCAAGGTGCCACACAGCATCATTGAGCGGAAATATGGCGAGTCAATACGTAATGAAGCAACTTTCGACGAAATTGAAAACGGCATGAAAGAGGCAATTGAAGCACTCGACGAAACAAAGAAACCATTGCCGTTCAGCCAACCGGAACTTCTTGACGAAGAAAAGCTCCTGCCGTTCAAGGCAAATTCTGACCTGACCTTTACCGTCAAGTATGACGTCTCCCCGAAACCGGAGATCAAGGGTTATACCGATGGCAAGTACGGTTATGATACCGCAGAAGTCAGTGAAGCTGACATCGATGCCAAGGTAGAAGATTACAGGCAGAAGGATGCCATGATAATGTCCAGAAGCAATGGTGATGAAGCCAAGGCCGATGACATCGCAACCATCGACTATGCCGAAATTGACGACAAGGGTGAAAAGATCGAGGGAACTGCACGTGAAGACTATACCTTTACCATCGGCAAGGGCACAGCACCGTTTGAACTTACGGAAGACGTGGCAGGCATGAAGATGGGAGAAACCAAGGAAATCGAAAAGACTTTCCCTGCAGACTACTCTGACAAAGACCTTGCCGGGACTTCCAAGAAGCTGACCGTCACGCTCAAGGAACTGAAGTACAATGATATCCCTGAAGTCGATGATGAATTTGCCCAGGATATCAAAGAAGAGTACAAGACTGTAGCTGACCTGAGAGCAGGCATCAAGGGTGAACTTGAAACACAGATCGAACAGATTGTAAAGAATGAGAAGATCAAGGCTGTACTTGACAAGATGACCGAAGAAAATACCATCGACCTTCCCCAGTCAATGATCAATGCACAGGTAGAACAGCAATTGAATTCCTATTTCCAGCGGATGGGAGCTACATCCCAGCAGATTTCCCAGATGTTTACAAAAGAACAGCTGAAAGGATTTGCAGATGAAATCCGTCCACAGGCAATCAAGGATCTCAAGGCATCCCTCATACTTGAAACCATCGCAAAGAACGAAAAGCTCGATGCTACCGATGAGGAAATCAACAAGGTCATTGCCGACGAACAGCTTGATACTTCCAAATACCAGAAAAATCAGCTGGATTATCTGAAGCAGCAGCTCAAGTTTGAAGTTGAAAACGACAAAGCCGCGAACTTCATACTTGAACATAATACTTTCACTGAAGAGGCAAAGAAATCCCTTGCTGAGCTGACTGCTCCGAAGAAGGCACCGGAAGAGGAAACGGAAGAAGCAAAAGAAACTTCTGAAGCTGAATAA